In Eupeodes corollae chromosome 3, idEupCoro1.1, whole genome shotgun sequence, a single genomic region encodes these proteins:
- the LOC129950992 gene encoding protein disulfide-isomerase A6 homolog, translated as MKLFAFLALVLCAQSSWAFYSSSDDVVELTPSNFDKLVINDEAVWIVEFFAPWCGHCQSLVPEYKKLAKAVKGVIKVGSVNADEHGSLGGQYGVKGFPTIKIFGANKRSPVDFNGQRTAKAMAEAGLAEAKKKVQAAFGGGSSSGGSSSSNDVIELTDSNFDKLVLNSDDVWLVEFFAPWCGHCKNLEPQWAKAAKELKGKVKLGALDATVHQAKAQEYGVRGYPTIKFFPAGKKSSSDAEDYNGGRTASDIVSFALEKHSDSVPAPELIEITNEDTFDTACEGKPLCIVSVLPHILDCDAKCRNAFLKTLKDAGEKYKKKLWGWAWAEGAAQLALEESLEIGGFGYPAMAVVNFKKMKFSVLKGSFSKEGIDEFLRDISYGRGHTAPVRGAKKPKINTVDPWDGKDGQLPQEEDIDLSDIDLEDEKDGKDEL; from the exons atgAAACTATTTGCCT TTCTAGCATTGGTGCTTTGTGCCCAATCATCTTGGGCATTCTATTCCTCGTCGGATGATGTCGTCGAACTGACTCCATCCAACTTCGACAAACTTGTGATTAACGATGAAGCCGTCTGGATTGTCGAGTTCTTTGCCCCCTGGTGTGGACATTGTCAGAGTTTGGTTCCAGAGTACAAGAAATTGGCCAAGGCAGTGAAGGGAGTTATCAAAGTTGGTTCGGTGAATGCTGACGAACACGGTTCCTTGGGTGGTCAATATGGAGTGAAGGGATTCCCAACTATTAAGATATTTGGCGCCAACAAACGTTCCCCAGTCGACTTCAATGGACAGCGCACAGCTAAGGCTATGGCTGAGGCAGGTTTGGCCGAGGCCAAGAAGAAGGTTCAAGCCGCTTTCGGAGGTGGAAGCAGCAGTGGCGGATCATCATCATCGAATGACGTCATCGAACTCACTGACAGCAACTTTgataaattggttttgaatagcGATGATGTTTGGTTGGTTGAGTTCTTCGCTCCATGGTGTGGACACTGCAAGAATCTCGAACCACAATGGGCCAAGGCAGCCAAGGAACTTAAGGGCAAAGTCAAATTGGGAGCTCTCGACGCAACCGTTCATCAAGCCAAGGCTCAAGAGTATGGAGTACGTGGCTATCCTACAATCAAATTCTTCCCAGCTGGCAAGAAATCTTCCAGTGACGCCGAAGACTACAATGGCGGCCGAACTGCCTCTGATATCGTGTCATTTGCTCTGGAAAAGCACAGCGATAGTGTGCCTGCTCCTGAACTCATTGAAATCACCAACGAGGATACATTTGACACAGCTTGTGAAGGCAAACCTCTGTGCATTGTGTCGGTGTTGCCACACATTCTCGACTGTGACGCCAAGTGCCGTAATGCATTCCTAAAGACACTCAAAGATGCCGGTGAGAAGTACAAGAAGAAGCTCTGGGGATGGGCTTGGGCTGAAGGTGCCGCCCAACTTGCTTTGGAAGAATCTCTGGAAATTGGCGGCTTTGGTTATCCAGCAATGGCTGTGGTCAACTTCAAGAAAATGAAGTTCTCAGTTCTGAAGGGATCATTCTCGAAGGAAGGTATCGATGAGTTCCTACGTGACATCTCCTATGGTCGTGGACACACTGCTCCAGTTCGCGGTGCCAAGAAACCAAAGATCAACACTGTAGATCCATGGGACGGCAAAGATGGTCAATTGCCACAAGAGGAAGATATTGATTTATCAGACATTGACTTAGAAGATGAGAAAGACGGTAAAGACGAGCTGTag